CCGTACTTTGTTTCTGAAAAGCCGAAGGAGCTGAAAGAAGCCGATGCCTTCATTTTGCCCGGAGTCGGTTCATTCGGAGACGCGATGGTCAATTTGCGCAACGCGAAGCTCGATCAATTGATTCACGATATGGTTTCAGAGGGAAGACTGCTTCTCGGGATCTGCCTCGGCATGCAGCTTTTATTTGACCAAAGCGAAGAAAACGGGAGCGCGTCAGGCCTTGGGCTGTTAAAAGGAAAAGCAGTCAGACTGAAAACAGAAGATAAGGAAAGAAACAAACTGAAGGTTCCGCATATGGGCTGGAATCGCCTTTCTTTTCATAACGAATCTCCGCTGCTGGCCGAAACAGAAGAAGGCTATGCTTATTTCGTGCATTCGTATTACATCGAGGGGATGGAGGGGGACGCGCTTCTGGCAAGCGCTGATTATGGTGTGCGAGTGCCCGCTGTCGTCGGAAAAGGAAATGTCTTCGGCGCCCAATTTCATCCGGAAAAAAGCAGCACAGTCGGAATGTCCATCCTAACCCAATTCACGAAAATGGCAGCAGAAATGAAGGTGAAAAAATGAGTACTTTTACATTATATCCGGCAATTGATATGAGAAACGGCAAATGTGTCCGTCTCGTCCAAGGAGATTATAATAAGGAAACCATTTACGGCGATTCACCGTACGATATGGCCGCGTTATTTGCGAGTGAGGGTGCCGAATGGATCCACCTCGTTGATCTCGACGGAGCCAAAGAAGGGAAAAGAGTGAATGACCGCCATGTGATTGAGATTGCGCAAAAGCTGAACCTGAAAGTCGAAATCGGCGGCGGAATTCGATCTGAAAATGACGTCTATGAATATTTATCGGCAGGAGTCGATCGAGTGATCCTGGGAAGCTCAGCTGTTTCTAACCCTCCGTTTGTCAAAAAAATGCTGAAACAATATGGCGGAAACATCGCAATCGGCCTGGATGCGAGAAACGGTTTTGTTTCAACTGAAGGATGGCTGGAAACATCAACCCTTAAAGCAGCTGAACTCGGCAAAGAGCTTGCCAATGAAGGAGCGGAGGTCTTTATTTTTACTGACATCGCGACAGACGGGATGCTGTCAGGCCCCAATATTGAAAGCACGGTCGAGCTTGCGAAGGAAACGGGGAAATCGGTGATTGCTTCCGGCGGCGTCAGCTCCGTCGAGGATCTCGAAGCCCTCGCCCGCTACCAGGAGGACGGCGTCTCTGGAGCGATCATCGGAAAAGCGCTGTATACCAATCAGTTTACACTCAGCGAGGCGTTTGAAAGGATGAAGCGCAAATGATCACAAAACGGATTATTCCATGTCTTGATGTCAAAGAAGGACGCGTTGTCAAAGGAATTCAATTTCTCGAATTAAAGGATGCCGGTGACCCAGTTGAGCTGGCGGAAGTGTACGGCCAGGAAGGGGCGGATGAACTCGTTTTTCTTGATATCTCCGCCTCGCATGAAGGGCGCAAAACGATGGTTGACGTTGTGGAGCAGGTTGCCGC
The Bacillus vallismortis genome window above contains:
- the hisH gene encoding imidazole glycerol phosphate synthase subunit HisH gives rise to the protein MIGVIDYGMGNLYSVSKALERVGVPYFVSEKPKELKEADAFILPGVGSFGDAMVNLRNAKLDQLIHDMVSEGRLLLGICLGMQLLFDQSEENGSASGLGLLKGKAVRLKTEDKERNKLKVPHMGWNRLSFHNESPLLAETEEGYAYFVHSYYIEGMEGDALLASADYGVRVPAVVGKGNVFGAQFHPEKSSTVGMSILTQFTKMAAEMKVKK
- the hisA gene encoding 1-(5-phosphoribosyl)-5-[(5-phosphoribosylamino)methylideneamino]imidazole-4-carboxamide isomerase, whose protein sequence is MSTFTLYPAIDMRNGKCVRLVQGDYNKETIYGDSPYDMAALFASEGAEWIHLVDLDGAKEGKRVNDRHVIEIAQKLNLKVEIGGGIRSENDVYEYLSAGVDRVILGSSAVSNPPFVKKMLKQYGGNIAIGLDARNGFVSTEGWLETSTLKAAELGKELANEGAEVFIFTDIATDGMLSGPNIESTVELAKETGKSVIASGGVSSVEDLEALARYQEDGVSGAIIGKALYTNQFTLSEAFERMKRK